The following proteins are encoded in a genomic region of uncultured Vibrio sp.:
- a CDS encoding YchF/TatD family DNA exonuclease yields the protein MFVDSHCHLDKLNYDDLHTSVEDVINKAKQANVTELLSVGVTLDSFPNMLEMITPYENVYASCGVHPLDVESEFSLETLRQHVSHDRVVAIGETGLDYHYKPETAMLQKERFEQHVELAVELNKPLIIHTRNARADTLDILRSGGAEKCGGVIHCFTEDLGFAEAALDLGFYISISGIVTFRQATELKEVVKNLPLDKLLIETDSPYLAPVPHRGKENQPAYVVEVAAYIAQLKAVSISEVAQKTTENFRNLFLR from the coding sequence ATGTTCGTAGATTCGCATTGTCATTTGGACAAACTGAATTACGACGATCTCCACACTAGCGTGGAAGACGTTATTAACAAAGCCAAACAGGCTAATGTAACAGAGTTACTCTCTGTAGGGGTGACTCTGGACTCGTTTCCTAACATGTTGGAAATGATTACGCCATACGAGAATGTTTACGCTTCGTGTGGTGTGCATCCTCTGGATGTAGAGAGCGAATTTTCTCTCGAGACACTTCGTCAGCATGTTTCACATGACAGGGTTGTGGCCATTGGTGAAACGGGTCTGGATTATCACTATAAGCCAGAAACCGCCATGTTACAGAAAGAACGTTTTGAGCAGCATGTTGAACTTGCGGTTGAGTTAAATAAGCCACTGATTATCCATACAAGAAACGCACGTGCAGATACGCTGGATATTCTGCGTAGTGGTGGTGCAGAGAAGTGTGGTGGTGTGATTCACTGCTTTACGGAGGATCTCGGATTTGCTGAAGCGGCGCTGGATTTAGGGTTTTACATCTCTATTTCAGGGATCGTAACGTTCCGCCAAGCAACGGAACTCAAAGAAGTGGTGAAGAATCTTCCTTTGGACAAGCTACTTATTGAGACCGACTCACCTTATTTGGCACCAGTTCCTCATCGAGGTAAAGAGAACCAGCCCGCCTATGTTGTCGAAGTGGCAGCTTATATTGCGCAGCTTAAAGCTGTTTCTATTTCAGAGGTTGCACAAAAAACTACCGAAAACTTCAGAAATCTTTTTTTACGATAG